One segment of Stenotrophomonas sp. SAU14A_NAIMI4_8 DNA contains the following:
- a CDS encoding type II and III secretion system protein family protein gives MTQRRHRPARSLHQRWLALLLVVLAPATSLAADDLVLQAREQRPWTLPADLERVAIADPGVADIVMLRGQRQALLVGKAPGSTTLLLWHRARAEPQRVQVRVQSAVQGAAGAADSGLSFTQQDQQGLLQGSTDSVLSHMQAQKTAAMALGKDGLLADASTIVSGGVVQVEVKVVEFNKTALKQIGINFQNKNGSFAYGIARPGGRLPGDTGLLPGMEEGGSVNEDESPLSSAFRLVFGSTKHRWNADVDLLQANGMARVLAEPTLVALSGQSASFLAGGELPILEPQGLGTTTITYKPFGIGLTVTPTVLAPNRIALKVAPEASDLDYSNAIALDGVQIPSITTRRADTTVELGDGESFVIGGLVSSSVASTVNKIPLLGDLPIIGSFFRNFDYKRQDKELVIIVTPRLVQPLARDTELALPGEQEARPNLPEWGAWLLGPISRDPVPGFSR, from the coding sequence ATGACCCAACGCCGCCACCGCCCTGCCCGATCACTGCACCAGCGCTGGTTGGCCCTGCTGCTGGTGGTGCTGGCGCCTGCCACCAGCCTGGCCGCCGACGATCTGGTGCTGCAGGCACGTGAGCAGCGCCCGTGGACCCTGCCCGCCGATCTGGAACGGGTGGCCATTGCCGATCCCGGCGTGGCCGACATCGTGATGCTGCGTGGGCAGCGCCAGGCCCTGCTGGTCGGCAAGGCACCCGGCAGCACCACGCTGCTGCTGTGGCACCGCGCCCGCGCCGAACCGCAGCGCGTGCAGGTGCGCGTGCAGAGCGCGGTGCAGGGCGCTGCGGGCGCCGCCGACAGCGGGCTTTCGTTCACCCAGCAGGACCAGCAGGGTCTGCTGCAGGGAAGCACCGACAGCGTGCTGTCGCACATGCAGGCGCAGAAGACCGCCGCCATGGCGCTGGGCAAGGACGGCCTGCTGGCCGATGCCTCCACTATCGTCAGTGGCGGCGTGGTGCAGGTGGAAGTGAAGGTGGTGGAGTTCAACAAGACCGCGCTGAAGCAGATCGGCATCAACTTCCAGAACAAGAATGGTTCGTTCGCCTATGGTATCGCCCGCCCCGGCGGCCGCCTGCCCGGCGACACCGGCTTGCTGCCGGGCATGGAAGAAGGCGGCAGCGTCAACGAGGATGAATCGCCGCTGTCCTCCGCGTTCCGCCTGGTGTTCGGTTCCACCAAGCACCGCTGGAATGCCGACGTGGACCTGTTGCAGGCCAACGGCATGGCCCGCGTGCTGGCCGAACCCACCCTGGTCGCGCTTTCCGGACAGAGCGCCAGCTTCCTGGCCGGCGGCGAACTGCCGATCCTGGAACCGCAGGGCCTGGGCACCACCACCATCACCTACAAGCCGTTCGGCATCGGCTTGACCGTCACCCCCACGGTTCTGGCACCAAACCGCATTGCACTGAAGGTCGCGCCCGAAGCCAGCGACCTGGACTACAGCAACGCGATCGCGCTCGATGGCGTGCAGATTCCCTCCATCACCACCCGCCGCGCCGATACCACGGTGGAGCTGGGCGATGGCGAGAGCTTCGTGATCGGCGGCCTGGTCAGTTCCAGCGTGGCATCGACGGTGAACAAGATTCCGCTGCTGGGCGACCTGCCGATCATCGGCTCGTTCTTCCGCAACTTCGACTACAAGCGCCAGGACAAGGAACTGGTGATCATCGTGACCCCGCGCCTGGTGCAACCGCTGGCGCGCGACACCGAACTGGCGCTGCCCGGCGAACAGGAAGCACGCCCGAACCTGCCCGAATGGGGCGCCTGGCTGCTGGGCCCGATCAGTCGCGACCCGGTACCGGGCTTCTCGCGCTGA
- a CDS encoding TadE/TadG family type IV pilus assembly protein, whose amino-acid sequence MKRCAPRRQHGAATIEFALMLMLGLIPLLMFTFSGVMIMAAQQTLATASAEGARASLRYASANERRVAACTAARRSMQWLLQFSSQEPDCSAGGSGAIVVSPLAACNGLASAQCVTVTVSYDYAAHPFLPGTGTLYGWVMGDPIRSSAVAQLDLGSN is encoded by the coding sequence ATGAAGCGCTGCGCGCCACGCCGGCAACACGGCGCTGCCACGATTGAATTCGCGCTGATGCTGATGCTCGGGCTGATTCCGCTGCTGATGTTTACCTTTTCCGGGGTGATGATCATGGCCGCGCAGCAGACGCTGGCAACGGCGTCGGCCGAGGGCGCACGCGCATCGCTGCGCTATGCCAGCGCGAACGAGCGCCGGGTGGCCGCCTGTACCGCAGCACGCCGCTCAATGCAGTGGCTGTTGCAGTTTTCCAGCCAGGAACCGGATTGCAGCGCTGGCGGCAGTGGCGCCATCGTCGTCTCCCCCTTGGCCGCATGCAACGGCCTGGCCAGCGCGCAATGCGTGACGGTCACGGTCAGCTATGACTATGCCGCCCACCCCTTCCTGCCCGGCACCGGCACGCTGTATGGCTGGGTGATGGGCGATCCGATCCGCAGCAGTGCCGTGGCCCAGCTCGATCTGGGCAGCAACTGA
- a CDS encoding fimbrial protein, translating into MPYATAQPLHAAGPPMNLVLYGVDRDLLPRLAAKLPPGTALHWQDSTQPTSAQDLQRGQQNLVLLDFRPEHASASTVLAQQLQQTQPDLVLVAVGSTSAGQVEGVVLALRAGLRDVLDMDSDNTGIEAALRRALSPRTAAVPQQAHKARLIVLLGVRAGVGTSTLAAHLSVLAQQTHLLAQGETNPQDGLLLELAQPAGDLALYLNLDSRFHYEDALRNASRIDATLARTAMARHTSGLVLLDRASGSDAVPPSDPGALLQRLRGVFASVLCDAGGCPLRQLPPLLLEQADEIWLIADASIATLVSLDHALKHLAGQRDREKRLQLVINRHDDSAGMSPEQIARRFELPLLATLPERSRVRTAASHGHLLLQDAPRDPYLRALAPLVQRLDPAACPVQPHGLRERLALALGGSQWKTK; encoded by the coding sequence ATGCCCTATGCCACCGCACAGCCCCTGCATGCCGCCGGACCGCCGATGAACCTGGTCCTGTACGGTGTGGACCGCGATCTGCTGCCGCGCCTGGCCGCGAAGCTGCCACCGGGCACGGCGCTGCATTGGCAGGACAGTACCCAGCCGACCTCCGCGCAGGATCTGCAGCGCGGGCAGCAGAACCTGGTGCTGCTCGACTTCCGCCCCGAGCACGCGTCGGCGTCCACCGTGCTGGCCCAGCAACTGCAGCAGACCCAGCCGGACCTGGTGCTGGTGGCCGTGGGTTCGACCAGTGCCGGTCAGGTGGAAGGGGTGGTGCTGGCGTTGCGCGCGGGGCTGCGCGATGTGCTGGACATGGACAGCGACAACACCGGCATCGAGGCCGCGCTGCGGCGTGCGCTTTCGCCACGTACCGCCGCCGTCCCACAGCAGGCGCACAAGGCACGGCTGATCGTGCTGCTGGGCGTGCGCGCCGGCGTGGGCACCAGCACCCTGGCCGCGCATCTTTCGGTGCTGGCGCAGCAGACCCACCTGCTTGCACAGGGCGAAACCAACCCCCAGGACGGCCTGCTGCTGGAACTGGCGCAGCCGGCCGGCGATCTGGCCCTGTACCTGAACCTGGACAGCCGCTTCCACTACGAAGACGCCCTGCGTAATGCCAGCCGCATCGATGCCACGCTGGCGCGCACGGCCATGGCACGCCACACCAGCGGCCTGGTGCTGCTGGATCGCGCCAGCGGCAGCGACGCGGTGCCGCCCTCCGATCCCGGCGCCCTGCTGCAGCGCCTGCGCGGAGTATTTGCCAGCGTGCTGTGCGATGCCGGCGGCTGCCCGCTGCGGCAACTGCCGCCGCTGCTGCTGGAACAGGCCGACGAGATCTGGCTGATCGCCGATGCGTCCATCGCCACCTTGGTGTCGCTGGACCACGCGCTGAAGCACCTTGCTGGCCAGCGTGACCGCGAAAAGCGCCTGCAGCTGGTCATCAACCGCCATGACGACAGCGCCGGCATGAGCCCGGAACAGATTGCACGACGCTTCGAACTGCCCCTGCTGGCCACGCTGCCCGAACGCTCGCGAGTACGCACCGCAGCCAGCCACGGCCATCTGCTGCTGCAGGACGCCCCGCGCGACCCGTACCTGCGCGCCCTCGCCCCGCTGGTCCAGCGCCTGGACCCTGCTGCCTGCCCGGTGCAGCCGCACGGCCTGCGGGAAAGACTTGCCCTTGCCCTGGGTGGATCGCAATGGAAGACAAAGTAA
- the cpaB gene encoding Flp pilus assembly protein CpaB: protein MLKLTRIAAIALIALAVLLALVAFVVGRTPAAAPAAAPIASQPGAATITVVEAIARLPAGEPITAAGVRLAQRTQPVPGAPTELAAVVGKVPVQDIAEGSAISQGLLAQGFSLQLRPGERALAVPVDELVGAGNRILPGDFVDVFMNLRSNSNAINGTQDVAQTRLLLSRLRVLSYGQQDIVPVAAEPAAATSADNDPRAADITGAGSSSSASKGSAEATQPARSAVLAVPVAEANRLLLGAQQGKLFLALRNPADTGLPDVALFAPAKGVLDPVRGLDAEQQAALQRPENNAFAGLDGEALAGKGLTERTPAAPTARASASAPRRSAPRPAGIEIIRGDTAAPRGSL, encoded by the coding sequence ATGTTGAAGCTGACCCGCATCGCCGCCATCGCGCTGATCGCATTGGCCGTGCTGCTGGCCCTGGTCGCCTTCGTTGTCGGCCGCACGCCCGCCGCCGCGCCGGCCGCCGCACCGATTGCCAGCCAGCCCGGCGCGGCCACCATTACCGTGGTGGAAGCCATTGCCCGGCTGCCCGCCGGTGAGCCGATCACCGCGGCCGGCGTACGCCTGGCCCAGCGCACCCAGCCGGTACCCGGCGCCCCCACGGAACTGGCGGCCGTGGTCGGCAAGGTGCCGGTGCAGGACATCGCCGAAGGCAGCGCGATCAGCCAGGGGTTGCTGGCGCAGGGCTTCTCGCTGCAGCTGCGGCCTGGCGAACGCGCGCTGGCGGTGCCGGTGGATGAACTGGTCGGCGCCGGCAACCGCATTCTTCCCGGCGATTTCGTCGATGTCTTCATGAACCTGCGCAGCAACAGCAATGCAATCAATGGCACACAGGACGTGGCACAGACCCGCCTGCTGCTGTCACGGCTGCGGGTGTTGAGCTACGGCCAGCAGGACATCGTTCCCGTTGCGGCGGAACCGGCCGCGGCCACGTCCGCCGACAACGACCCGCGCGCGGCCGACATCACCGGCGCCGGCAGTTCCAGCAGCGCCAGCAAGGGCAGCGCCGAGGCCACCCAACCGGCGCGCAGCGCGGTGCTGGCCGTGCCGGTCGCCGAAGCGAACCGGCTGCTGCTGGGCGCGCAGCAGGGCAAGCTGTTCCTGGCCCTGCGCAATCCGGCCGACACCGGCCTGCCCGATGTGGCGTTGTTCGCGCCGGCCAAGGGCGTGCTCGATCCCGTGCGCGGCCTGGACGCCGAACAGCAGGCGGCGCTGCAGCGCCCCGAAAACAACGCCTTTGCCGGCCTGGACGGCGAAGCACTGGCCGGCAAGGGCCTGACCGAGCGCACGCCCGCCGCACCCACCGCCCGCGCCAGCGCCAGCGCGCCGCGCCGCAGTGCGCCGCGCCCGGCCGGCATCGAAATCATCCGCGGCGATACCGCTGCGCCCCGCGGTTCCCTCTGA